A stretch of Synechococcus sp. MIT S9220 DNA encodes these proteins:
- a CDS encoding amidohydrolase, whose translation MNLTATWSERLDALLPELIELRRHLHAHPELSGEEHQTAALIAGDLRQAGWRVREGVGRTGVVADLGPEQGPKLGLRVDMDALPIEEKTDLPYASLRQGVMHACGHDLHSTVGLGVAKLLAAESHLPVGMRLLFQPAEEIAQGARWMREAGATDGLQALFGLHVFPSLPVGSVGLRSGSLTAAAGELEIEINGQAGHGARPHQSVDAIWIASRVVTGLQEAISRRLDALHPVVVSFGRIEGGKAFNVIADRVTLLGTVRCLSNDLHDHLPRWIEETVRALCEGFGATATVRYRCIAPPVDNDTRLTALLERCAIEQLGPDQVLRLEQPSLGAEDFAELIRDVPGMMFRLGVAGPEGCAPLHNGHFLPDERCLGVGIRVLTAAMLAWEPTT comes from the coding sequence ATGAATCTCACTGCTACCTGGTCCGAGCGTTTGGACGCGCTGTTGCCGGAGTTGATTGAGTTGCGTCGTCACCTGCATGCCCATCCTGAGCTCAGTGGAGAAGAGCATCAAACCGCTGCACTGATTGCAGGTGATCTGCGCCAGGCCGGTTGGCGTGTTCGCGAAGGCGTTGGACGCACGGGTGTGGTGGCTGATCTTGGCCCCGAGCAGGGTCCGAAACTCGGCTTGCGCGTTGATATGGATGCACTGCCGATTGAGGAGAAAACGGACTTGCCCTATGCCTCCCTGAGGCAGGGCGTGATGCATGCCTGCGGCCATGACCTTCACAGCACGGTTGGTTTGGGCGTGGCCAAGTTGTTGGCAGCTGAGTCGCACTTACCTGTTGGGATGCGCTTGTTGTTTCAGCCAGCAGAGGAAATCGCTCAGGGGGCTCGCTGGATGCGTGAGGCAGGAGCCACTGATGGTCTTCAAGCGTTGTTCGGTTTGCATGTGTTCCCCTCTTTGCCTGTGGGCAGCGTGGGTTTGCGTAGCGGCAGCCTCACAGCGGCGGCTGGCGAGCTGGAAATTGAGATCAACGGCCAGGCTGGCCACGGCGCCAGGCCTCATCAGTCGGTGGATGCGATCTGGATCGCCTCGAGGGTGGTCACCGGACTCCAGGAAGCGATCAGTCGCAGGCTTGATGCCCTGCATCCGGTGGTGGTGAGCTTTGGGCGTATCGAAGGAGGCAAGGCGTTCAATGTGATTGCCGACCGGGTCACTCTTCTGGGAACAGTGCGCTGTCTGTCCAACGATCTGCACGATCATCTCCCCCGTTGGATCGAGGAGACCGTGCGAGCTCTTTGTGAGGGTTTCGGTGCAACAGCAACGGTTCGCTATCGCTGTATTGCTCCACCGGTGGATAACGACACCAGACTCACGGCCCTGCTTGAGCGCTGTGCCATCGAGCAGCTTGGCCCAGATCAGGTCTTGCGCTTGGAACAGCCCTCTTTGGGTGCCGAGGATTTCGCAGAGTTGATCCGGGATGTGCCTGGCATGATGTTTCGACTCGGTGTGGCGGGCCCTGAGGGATGTGCCCCACTCCACAACGGTCACTTTCTGCCTGATGAACGCTGCCTAGGGGTCGGAATCCGGGTGCTCACAGCAGCGATGCTGGCTTGGGAACCGACGACATGA
- a CDS encoding DUF3188 domain-containing protein, giving the protein MNRPPRTRLHVLLSLAAPLLVCLGVLALVQREGTERWQSVPAILVGSGLVIHAVVGRRRRRHKLLVALRSSRFLED; this is encoded by the coding sequence ATGAATCGTCCGCCTCGTACCCGTTTGCATGTGTTGTTGTCCTTGGCAGCGCCTCTGCTGGTGTGCCTTGGGGTTCTGGCGCTTGTCCAGCGAGAGGGTACCGAGCGTTGGCAGTCTGTTCCTGCCATCCTGGTTGGCTCTGGCTTGGTGATCCACGCAGTGGTGGGTCGTCGTCGACGGCGGCACAAGCTGCTGGTGGCCTTGCGAAGCAGTCGTTTTCTGGAGGATTGA
- a CDS encoding HEAT repeat domain-containing protein, whose translation MAFTPQKPQGGEPDLKALREAISSGDPLRAMPALTQLRFCSDEDAVPLLVLGSEQEAFLVRSLSCSGLGYKRTEQGWTVLERRLRSDGDANVRAEAANALVSYGVARAWPLLKAAFDADSAWLVRCSILSALAEQPEIDFGWLLDLASAAIIDDDGTVRVSGAEILGRIVRERADQQIGEQARALLLPLQQDVDHRVIAAALNGLQLR comes from the coding sequence ATGGCGTTCACACCGCAAAAGCCTCAGGGCGGTGAACCTGATCTCAAGGCCCTTAGAGAGGCGATCAGTTCTGGTGATCCTTTGCGAGCCATGCCGGCCCTCACCCAGTTGCGCTTCTGCAGTGATGAGGACGCTGTTCCTCTCTTGGTGCTGGGCAGTGAGCAGGAGGCTTTTCTCGTGCGTTCCTTGAGCTGCAGCGGTTTGGGCTACAAGCGCACCGAGCAGGGTTGGACCGTGTTGGAGCGGCGGCTGCGCAGTGATGGTGATGCGAATGTGCGTGCCGAAGCTGCCAATGCCCTTGTCAGCTATGGCGTTGCCCGAGCCTGGCCCTTACTCAAGGCAGCATTCGACGCCGACAGTGCATGGCTGGTGCGCTGCAGCATTCTTTCTGCTCTGGCGGAACAGCCTGAGATCGATTTCGGTTGGCTGCTCGACCTGGCCAGTGCCGCGATCATCGATGACGACGGAACGGTTCGTGTCAGCGGAGCCGAAATTCTGGGCCGGATTGTTCGTGAAAGGGCTGATCAGCAAATTGGTGAGCAAGCCAGAGCTCTGTTGTTGCCACTGCAGCAAGACGTAGACCATCGAGTCATTGCAGCTGCTCTGAACGGATTGCAGCTGCGTTGA
- the thiC gene encoding phosphomethylpyrimidine synthase ThiC, which produces MRASWVQSRRGQSNVSQMHFARQGVVTEEMVYVARRENLPETLVMEEVARGRMVIPANINHENLEPMAIGIASKCKVNANIGASPNASDAEEEVKKLNLAVKYGADTVMDLSTGGVNLDDVRTAIIKASPVPIGTVPVYQALESVHGSIERLSEDDFLHIIEKHCQQGVDYQTIHAGLLIEHLVKVKGRITGIVSRGGGILAQWMLYHHRQNPLYTRFDDICEIFKRYDCTFSLGDSLRPGCQHDASDAAQLAELHTLGDLTRRAWEKDIQVMVEGPGHVPMDQIEFNVKKQMEECNEAPFYVLGPLVTDIAPGYDHITSAIGAAMAGWHGTAMLCYVTPKEHLGLPNADDVREGLIAYKIAAHAADIARHRPGARDRDDELSRARYAFDWNKQFELSLDPERAKQYHDETLPADIYKQAEFCSMCGPKHCPMQTKITDEDLEGLEKVLEVKGGTSYMASVKQRKEL; this is translated from the coding sequence ATGCGTGCTTCCTGGGTTCAGTCCCGTCGCGGACAGTCCAACGTTTCCCAGATGCATTTCGCCCGTCAGGGCGTGGTGACCGAGGAGATGGTCTACGTGGCCAGGAGGGAAAACCTTCCTGAGACCTTGGTGATGGAGGAGGTGGCACGGGGCCGCATGGTCATCCCCGCCAATATCAACCATGAAAATCTTGAGCCCATGGCGATTGGGATCGCCAGCAAGTGCAAGGTGAATGCAAATATCGGCGCTTCACCCAATGCCTCGGACGCTGAGGAAGAGGTCAAAAAGCTGAATCTGGCTGTGAAATACGGTGCCGACACCGTGATGGACCTGTCCACCGGCGGTGTCAATCTTGATGATGTACGCACCGCGATTATCAAGGCTTCACCCGTGCCAATCGGCACCGTTCCTGTTTATCAGGCTCTGGAAAGTGTGCATGGGTCGATTGAACGTCTCTCGGAGGATGACTTTCTCCACATCATCGAGAAGCACTGTCAGCAAGGTGTCGACTACCAGACGATTCACGCTGGCCTGCTGATCGAACATCTGGTCAAGGTGAAGGGTCGCATCACCGGGATCGTCAGTCGTGGCGGCGGCATCCTCGCCCAGTGGATGCTTTATCACCATCGCCAGAACCCTCTCTACACCCGCTTCGACGACATCTGTGAGATTTTCAAGCGCTACGACTGCACGTTCTCGCTGGGTGATTCATTGCGGCCGGGGTGTCAGCATGATGCTTCGGATGCGGCGCAGCTGGCTGAGCTCCACACCCTCGGTGATCTAACGCGTCGTGCCTGGGAGAAAGATATTCAGGTGATGGTTGAGGGTCCAGGCCATGTGCCGATGGATCAGATCGAGTTCAACGTGAAAAAGCAGATGGAGGAGTGCAATGAGGCTCCCTTCTATGTGCTCGGCCCCTTGGTAACTGACATCGCACCGGGGTATGACCACATCACCTCGGCGATTGGGGCAGCCATGGCTGGCTGGCATGGCACGGCGATGCTCTGCTATGTGACTCCGAAAGAGCATCTGGGTCTGCCCAATGCCGATGATGTACGTGAAGGCTTGATCGCTTACAAGATCGCCGCACATGCAGCAGATATCGCCCGGCATCGCCCCGGTGCCCGTGATCGAGATGATGAGCTCAGCCGGGCGCGTTATGCCTTTGATTGGAATAAGCAGTTTGAATTGTCACTGGATCCCGAGCGAGCCAAGCAGTACCACGATGAAACTCTTCCTGCTGATATTTACAAGCAGGCTGAATTCTGTTCGATGTGTGGACCCAAGCACTGCCCGATGCAGACCAAGATCACTGATGAGGAT